A window of the Kineosporia corallincola genome harbors these coding sequences:
- a CDS encoding glycosyltransferase, whose protein sequence is MTKRGTARRVWRGLVRLGSLAAAGLTVHTALNLRELRQPAHDPAETGERVTVLLPVRDEAARVAPCLASLLDQIRVPDLEIVVIDDGSTDGTAGRVRATAGDDPRVRVIDAGEPPQGWLGKPNACHAGAEVASGSVLVFVDADVRFSPHALASAVNLLRKHELQLVSPYPRQLTGSPAERLVQPLLQWSWLTTLPLALAERSPRASLGAANGQFLVVDAEAYRAAGGHAAPSVRGAVLDDLALLRAVKATGGRGGVVDGTRLAVCRMYGNWAELRDGYTKSLWSAFGSRAGAGAVVAGLGMVYLVPPVAALTGSLTGFGGYLAGVLGRYLVAERTGGRSLPDALAHPASVAVFGWLVSRSLGARRRGELSWRGRPVGGGARPVEGH, encoded by the coding sequence GTGACGAAACGGGGAACGGCGCGCCGCGTCTGGCGGGGGCTGGTGCGGCTGGGCAGTCTGGCCGCGGCCGGGCTGACGGTACACACGGCGCTGAATCTGCGGGAGCTGCGCCAGCCCGCACACGACCCGGCGGAGACCGGCGAGCGGGTCACCGTGCTTCTGCCGGTGCGCGACGAGGCGGCCCGGGTGGCACCGTGCCTGGCCTCGCTGCTCGACCAGATCCGGGTTCCCGACCTGGAGATCGTCGTGATCGACGACGGCTCGACCGACGGCACGGCCGGGCGGGTGCGCGCCACCGCCGGCGACGACCCACGGGTGCGGGTGATCGACGCGGGCGAGCCGCCGCAGGGCTGGCTGGGCAAGCCGAACGCCTGCCACGCCGGGGCCGAGGTGGCGAGCGGATCGGTGCTGGTGTTCGTCGACGCCGACGTCCGGTTCTCCCCGCACGCCCTGGCCTCGGCCGTGAACCTGCTCAGAAAGCATGAACTGCAACTGGTCTCGCCGTACCCGCGGCAGCTGACCGGCAGCCCGGCCGAGCGGCTGGTGCAGCCGCTGCTCCAGTGGTCGTGGCTCACCACCCTGCCACTGGCCCTGGCCGAGCGCTCGCCGCGGGCCAGCCTGGGGGCGGCGAACGGCCAGTTCCTCGTGGTCGACGCCGAGGCCTACCGGGCGGCGGGCGGTCACGCGGCGCCGTCGGTGCGCGGGGCCGTGCTCGACGACCTCGCGCTGCTGCGGGCCGTGAAGGCGACCGGAGGCCGGGGCGGAGTGGTCGACGGCACCCGTCTGGCGGTCTGCCGCATGTACGGCAACTGGGCGGAACTGCGCGACGGCTACACCAAGTCGCTCTGGTCCGCCTTCGGTTCCAGGGCCGGCGCCGGGGCCGTGGTCGCCGGCCTGGGAATGGTCTACCTGGTTCCGCCCGTGGCGGCGCTGACCGGTTCGCTGACCGGCTTCGGTGGTTACCTGGCCGGGGTGCTGGGCCGTTACCTGGTGGCGGAACGCACCGGGGGCCGTTCGCTGCCCGACGCACTCGCGCACCCGGCGTCCGTCGCGGTGTTCGGCTGGCTCGTCTCCCGGTCGCTGGGCGCCCGGCGCCGCGGTGAGCTGTCCTGGCGCGGGCGGCCCGTCGGGGGCGGCGCCCGTCCGGTGGAAGGACACTGA
- a CDS encoding carotenoid biosynthesis protein — translation MSAQAASPDVPGRMVIGLLMAGVLTQISYPLLSGAALQVVTVASVLLLTAAGVLHAALRWSPGHAVLLVLVAGGIGLAAETVGVHTGYPFGEYLYTDRLGPRIAGVPALVPIAWTMIAYPALLLGRRLAARPGARSGRLLTTARTALVGGIALGSWDLYLDPQMTAQNAWRFAHPHPGLPGVPGIPLTNFAGWFLVAVVMIAALDLTLPARPARRENWEWPAASVLAWTWLGSAVANLFFFGRPWVALYGGVVMGLTVLPYLLRLIPARTGQAEEPAHDTTHDTTQDGTRHTTARIGGEQ, via the coding sequence ATGAGCGCGCAGGCCGCGTCCCCCGACGTTCCCGGCCGGATGGTCATCGGCCTCCTGATGGCGGGTGTGCTCACCCAGATTAGTTATCCGCTGCTGTCGGGCGCCGCCCTCCAGGTGGTCACGGTCGCCAGCGTGCTGCTGCTGACCGCGGCCGGGGTGCTGCACGCGGCCCTGCGCTGGAGTCCCGGGCACGCCGTGCTGCTGGTTCTGGTGGCGGGCGGCATCGGGCTGGCGGCCGAGACCGTCGGCGTGCACACGGGTTACCCGTTCGGCGAGTACCTCTACACCGACCGGCTGGGCCCACGGATCGCCGGGGTGCCGGCCCTGGTCCCGATCGCCTGGACGATGATCGCCTATCCGGCCCTGCTGCTGGGTCGTCGCCTGGCCGCCCGGCCGGGCGCACGTTCCGGGCGGCTGCTCACGACCGCGCGCACCGCTCTGGTCGGCGGAATCGCGCTGGGCTCCTGGGACCTCTACCTCGACCCGCAGATGACCGCCCAGAACGCCTGGCGTTTCGCTCATCCGCACCCGGGTCTGCCTGGTGTGCCGGGCATTCCGCTGACGAACTTCGCGGGCTGGTTCCTGGTCGCGGTGGTGATGATCGCCGCGCTCGACCTGACTCTGCCGGCCCGGCCGGCCCGGCGGGAGAACTGGGAGTGGCCCGCGGCATCGGTCCTGGCCTGGACCTGGCTCGGGTCGGCGGTGGCCAACCTGTTCTTCTTCGGCCGGCCGTGGGTGGCGCTCTACGGCGGGGTGGTGATGGGGCTGACCGTGCTGCCCTACCTGCTGCGGCTGATCCCGGCCCGCACCGGGCAGGCAGAAGAGCCGGCACACGACACGACGCACGACACGACGCAGGACGGCACCAGACACACGACGGCACGGATCGGCGGGGAACAGTGA
- a CDS encoding monooxygenase → MTYVVLTVWGVSLTRLPSALLRMGFDRLSLRSVPGLRFAKLLGTGDGRTFTLRDADPRHWGLLTVWESPEHAAAFAAGGVHRRWSDIAAERLEITMSPLSSRGRWARTEPFGAPAGRPMTDDAAVASITRARLRPTRALSFWRAVPPVSADLSSVAGLELALGIGEAPIGLQGTFSLWRSTAALTDFAYRRPVHVDVVRRTDPERWYAEELFARFAVHSVTGTLGGFRADSIGTLTPLPEDTTGSGWNR, encoded by the coding sequence ATGACCTACGTGGTGCTCACCGTCTGGGGCGTGTCACTCACCCGGCTGCCGTCCGCGCTGCTCCGGATGGGGTTCGACCGTCTTTCCCTGCGTTCCGTGCCCGGGCTCCGGTTCGCCAAACTGCTCGGCACCGGCGACGGGCGCACGTTCACCCTCCGCGACGCCGACCCGCGGCACTGGGGCCTTCTCACCGTCTGGGAAAGCCCGGAGCACGCCGCCGCCTTCGCGGCCGGCGGGGTGCACCGTCGCTGGAGCGACATCGCCGCCGAGCGTCTCGAGATCACGATGAGCCCGCTCTCCAGTCGTGGTCGCTGGGCACGCACCGAACCGTTCGGGGCGCCGGCCGGGCGTCCGATGACGGACGACGCGGCGGTCGCCTCGATCACCCGCGCGCGCCTGCGGCCCACCCGTGCGCTGTCGTTCTGGCGGGCCGTGCCACCGGTCTCCGCCGACCTGTCGTCGGTCGCCGGCCTGGAGCTGGCGCTCGGCATCGGTGAGGCACCGATCGGGCTCCAGGGCACGTTCTCGCTGTGGCGCTCCACCGCCGCGCTCACCGATTTCGCCTACCGCAGGCCCGTCCACGTCGACGTGGTCCGCCGCACCGATCCCGAACGCTGGTACGCGGAAGAGCTCTTCGCCCGGTTCGCCGTGCACTCAGTGACCGGCACGCTGGGCGGTTTCCGGGCGGACTCGATCGGCACCCTCACCCCGCTGCCCGAAGACACCACGGGATCGGGGTGGAACCGATGA